In Leptolyngbya sp. NIES-2104, the genomic window ACCGACTTGCTGAAATAAATCCAAGCCGCGTCTGCCACTCCATACGCATTCGAGCCGAGGTACACAAAATTGAGATATTTCTCTAGAATCTGCTTCTTATCGACATTGCGTTCGAGCTTCTGAGCGATCAACGCTTCTCGGACTTTTCGCCCCATACTGCGATCGTCTTGATCGAGAAACACAATCCGCGACAATTGCTGCGTGATTGTGCTTCCCCCTTCGACTACATCGCGAGAAGTCAAGTTCCGAAATACAGCGCGTCCGATCCCCTGAAAATCGAGACCGTTGTGATCATAGAATCGCCGATCTTCAGAAGCGACAAAGGCTTGAACTAAGCGATTGGGCATTTTGTCGATCGCCAATCGTTCTCTAGTCGCCGGACCCAACTGGTGCAGCACTGTTCCATCTGAAGCGCGAATCGTCACCGTTCCGGGACGAGCAAACGTCTTGAGTTCAGCCGCATCTGGCAAGCCTTGATCAATTTCGATCGATGCCGCTCGAATCGCCGTTGCGCCGATTACCACCACACTGCCCGCAACGATCCAATTGCGTGCCTTCTTCGTTTTCAGCGGTGCGGGAATTTTCTGTTCAAGGGCTTGCAGTCGGGCGGTCGCTCCATCGAGCCAACTCCGGAATCCTGCTAAGCGTGGATGCTCCATCAGCTTTGCGACCCTGCGCTGTGACCGTTCTCGCCGCGGTTTAGTCGGGCGTTTCTTTCCGTCGGTTCCGTCTGTCATGGAGTCCAACCCTGTTGGGGAGTGATCATTCTGAATGGGTTTACTGCGCTTCGAGCTACTCTTCGCCACATTCGTGCCTCACACACAAAGATGCTAGTTATCCGCGAGAATCAGGCTTTAACCTTCGCTAGATTGACGGAAAGCGGTTTCCGAGTCAACCGTATGTGTAAAAGTGGAATGAATTCTGCTGCGGAAACAGAAAACATTTCACAATTCGTAGAATTACTGAGGTTTAGTTTACAAGACTTTATCGAGTTTGCGATCGCACCCCTCAGATTTTCTCACTTGCGGTTCGTCATCCGGAGCATCGTTCACGATCGTAAAATCGATTTTTTAATCAGACAAAGGCAATTCGATCCAAAAAGTGGTGCCTTGGTTCACGACCGATTCACACTGCAATCTGCCGTGATGCTGTTCGGTGATAATTTGATAAGCGATCGATAATCCTAATCCAGTGCCTTGACCAATCGGTTTTGTTGTAAAAAATGGATCAAAAATCTTCGCCTGAAGGTGCTGAGGAATTCCGATTCCGTTATCGGTGATTTCGATTTGGATCTGATGAGGTGTTGCGGAGGTGCGAATCATGATTTTGGGGTGATCACGATGTTTGAGTGCATCGATCGCATTACTGAGCAAATTCAGTAGAACTTGGTTGAATGCTGACGCGTAACATTCAATTTTTGGCAATTCTCCATAGTGTTTAATCACCTCAATCTTGGAGTTCAAGCGCGATCCCAAAATCATCAACGTACTATCTAAGCCTTCATGCAAATCGACGACCTTGAGTTCAGCTTCATCAAGGCGGGAAAAGGTTCTCAGCAATCCGACAATTTCTTCGATGCGTTCGGCTCCGGTTTGCATCGATCGTAGAACGTGCAAAAAATCTTCCAGGACAAAGGGAAGATCAATGTCTTCGATCAGGGTATTAATTTCGTCGATCGGGGCTTGAGATTGATACGCTTGAATGAGTTGCATTAAGCTGTGTGCATACTGTCGAGCGTGTAGCAAATTCCCATAAATGAAATTAATCGGGTTATTAATCTCATGGGCAACTCCCGCGACTAATTGACCCAGACCCGACATCTTTTCGCTTTGAACGAGTTGCGCCTGAGTCCATTTGAGTTCGGACAATGTTCGCTCTAGCTCTTGTGCTTGATGCTGGAGTTTTTCGTGATTGTTCTGAATGGTGGTACGAGACGCTTGCAAATCCTCGATCGTCGTTCTCAACAGTGCTTCTTTGCGATCGTTGATCAGTTCTAATTCAATCCGACTCGCTTGCGATCGCTGCAATTTTTTCTGCAAGATGCGATTTTCTTTTTCAAGCTGCTGAATGCGATCTTGAAGCTCGGTGAGTTCCATGATCAAGTTCCTAGAACGAGCGTCACAAGCGTATGATTATGCACCCGACTCTGACCAAATTCGCTTAAAGGTGAAAGCTCCCCGTACGTGTAGAATCCAGCGCAACTCATCGTGTCAGGGAGAGCCGATCGAATCAATTCGTACTCATCTCGTACCCGACTACCGAGGATTTTGAAGCGACAAACACAGCTAAAAATTAGAGCAATGTGCGGGTTGCGACCGGGATAGTTCTGCATGGCTTGAGTGGTCGAAATCTTAGAAGCTGTCAAAATCTGATCGTGGCTGGCTGTGCTGACTTGAACGAGCGAACCTTCAGGAACACTTGCTAGACAGTTCACGACTTCACCTGTTGAATCAGCGCGAGATGCCCGTAAGTAAAAGGTGGTATCTTCTGGATCAAACACAGCGAGAGGATGCTCAGGAACGGGATCTAAACCGCCTAGTTGCTGCTTGTAGAAGGCTAGAGCAGGCTGATTATCGATCGTATAAATCTCGTGTCCTTGTGCCTGAGTCACTTGTCCAGCAGTGCTAATCGGTTGCCATCCACTCGACACGCCATGCGAAAATTTCAGCGTCTCACCGTAAAACAGCAGGATCGGGACGGAATCTGTCAGCACTTCAGTTTTATAAAATTGATAGGTTGCTTCAAAACGATAATCGTCGGTTGCCATTCCTCCAAAGATGGGAAAATGCTGTCCTAGTACCGATTGCAGCCCTTCTAAAACAACCACACCATCGCCACTTAATCCATCTGGAACCGCAATACAGAGGCGAGCGAGTCGATCGCTTTTTGCTTGATCAACCGCACTTTGAGCGGCGGCTTTCATATCCTGACTCATGTTTCGTCCAACTCCCGCTCGAATTTCGATTTCGTCTGAGCAAAAGAGTGTTAGGACGATCGAGTCTTGCTGAAATCGCAACGTATCAGAAATCTCAGCATCGCTCGTGCAGCCAATCAATTCTAGATTTGGAAAAGCTTGATCAATGGTTTGGAGAATCAGCGCGTGATCAAAGTCGTAGGCAGCAAACAGGAGTCCAGCTTGAGGAGTCAATCCATTGAGTTGTGCTTGACATTGAGTAATAACTTCTGCGATCGCGCTGTTTGAATCCGGATCGTCACTATGTCCAAAAACGGCTTTCAGCATCTTAAATTTCCGGGGGCATAAAACTGAGTTTAACGTTCCCGATCGCAGCTTGTAACTCAACAGTTTTTTTAACACTTTGTAATCTTGAACCGTTCCGATCCAGCGGCGTTCTAGACTTGTAAAGAATCTCCAAATTTTACCCAAGCTTTGACAGTCCTATGTTTCCAACCCATCGCCCTCGTCGGCTTCGCAACCATCCTCAACTGCGCCGCATGGTGCGCGAAAATGTTTTAACCACGAGTGATTTGATTTATCCTTTGTTTGCCGTACCGGGTGAAAGCATCGCGAATGAAGTGCGATCGATGCCAGGAGTGTATCAGTTATCGATCGATAAAATCGTCGAGGAAGCAAAGCAGGTCTATGATCTCGGCATTCCCTCGATCATTTTGTTCGGGATTCCCGATGACAAGGATGTGGAGGCAACCGGAGCTTGGCACGATTGCGGGATTGTGCAGAAAGCAGCAACCGCCGTCAAAGAAGCGGTTCCAGAATTAATCGTCATTGCGGATACTTGCTTGTGTGAGTACACTTCACACGGTCACTGTGGCTATCTAGAAGTCGGGGATCTAACCGGACGAGTGTTGAATGATCCCACGCTAGAACTGTTGAAGAAGACTGCGGTTTCTCAAGCGAAAGCGGGAGCCGATATCATTGCACCGTCTGGAATGATGGATGGCTTTGTCGCTGCCATTCGCGAAGGACTCGATGAAGCGGGCTTCCAAGATATTCCAATCCTGTCTTATGCAGCGAAATATGCGTCGGCTTATTATGGTCCGTTCCGAGATGCGGCAGATTCGACTCCGCAATTTGGCGATCGACGCACCTATCAGATGGACCCTGGAAATGCCC contains:
- a CDS encoding sensor histidine kinase, whose product is MELTELQDRIQQLEKENRILQKKLQRSQASRIELELINDRKEALLRTTIEDLQASRTTIQNNHEKLQHQAQELERTLSELKWTQAQLVQSEKMSGLGQLVAGVAHEINNPINFIYGNLLHARQYAHSLMQLIQAYQSQAPIDEINTLIEDIDLPFVLEDFLHVLRSMQTGAERIEEIVGLLRTFSRLDEAELKVVDLHEGLDSTLMILGSRLNSKIEVIKHYGELPKIECYASAFNQVLLNLLSNAIDALKHRDHPKIMIRTSATPHQIQIEITDNGIGIPQHLQAKIFDPFFTTKPIGQGTGLGLSIAYQIITEQHHGRLQCESVVNQGTTFWIELPLSD
- the hemB gene encoding porphobilinogen synthase; this translates as MFPTHRPRRLRNHPQLRRMVRENVLTTSDLIYPLFAVPGESIANEVRSMPGVYQLSIDKIVEEAKQVYDLGIPSIILFGIPDDKDVEATGAWHDCGIVQKAATAVKEAVPELIVIADTCLCEYTSHGHCGYLEVGDLTGRVLNDPTLELLKKTAVSQAKAGADIIAPSGMMDGFVAAIREGLDEAGFQDIPILSYAAKYASAYYGPFRDAADSTPQFGDRRTYQMDPGNAREAIKEIELDIAEGADMLMVKPALAYMDIIHQVKQASNLPVAAYNVSGEYAMVKAAALNGWIDEERVVMETLLGFKRAGADLILTYHAKDAARWLNS
- a CDS encoding FIST signal transduction protein gives rise to the protein MLKAVFGHSDDPDSNSAIAEVITQCQAQLNGLTPQAGLLFAAYDFDHALILQTIDQAFPNLELIGCTSDAEISDTLRFQQDSIVLTLFCSDEIEIRAGVGRNMSQDMKAAAQSAVDQAKSDRLARLCIAVPDGLSGDGVVVLEGLQSVLGQHFPIFGGMATDDYRFEATYQFYKTEVLTDSVPILLFYGETLKFSHGVSSGWQPISTAGQVTQAQGHEIYTIDNQPALAFYKQQLGGLDPVPEHPLAVFDPEDTTFYLRASRADSTGEVVNCLASVPEGSLVQVSTASHDQILTASKISTTQAMQNYPGRNPHIALIFSCVCRFKILGSRVRDEYELIRSALPDTMSCAGFYTYGELSPLSEFGQSRVHNHTLVTLVLGT